In Arthrobacter sp. UKPF54-2, the following are encoded in one genomic region:
- a CDS encoding DNA-3-methyladenine glycosylase, with translation MTTAELPARAAAAADASLRWHPGGPYDLLQTLGTLRRGHGDPAIRVAPDGFWMAFTTAAGPATLRLASTGPAASPVIEARAWGPGAEEAVRAVPRLLGHDDDWTAFDDPVFHATLPRMVIDARRRNPAVRLPSTGRMVDALVPTVLEQKVTVIEARRGYRYLMYRFGTPAPGAGTVAPAELRVQPTPAQWLRIPSWEWHKAGVGPQRSDTVMRALRSAVALERLAALPAAEAAAKLQTLPGIGVWTAAEVVQRTHGCPDSIAVGDYHLAAYVGAALTGRRTDDAGMLRLLAPWAGHRQRVVRMIGLSGFRKPVFGPRMTIQDHRKH, from the coding sequence ATGACCACCGCAGAGCTCCCGGCCCGCGCCGCCGCCGCGGCGGACGCCTCGCTCCGGTGGCACCCGGGCGGGCCCTACGATCTCCTGCAGACCCTCGGCACGCTCCGCCGGGGGCACGGCGACCCCGCGATCCGGGTGGCGCCGGACGGCTTCTGGATGGCATTCACGACGGCGGCCGGCCCGGCCACGCTGCGCCTGGCCAGCACCGGCCCGGCGGCCTCACCCGTGATCGAGGCACGCGCCTGGGGACCCGGTGCGGAGGAGGCGGTCCGGGCCGTTCCGCGGCTGCTCGGCCACGACGACGACTGGACGGCCTTCGACGATCCGGTCTTCCACGCCACCCTCCCCCGCATGGTCATCGACGCCCGACGCCGGAACCCCGCCGTCCGGCTGCCCTCCACCGGCCGGATGGTCGACGCGCTGGTGCCCACCGTCCTCGAGCAGAAAGTCACCGTGATCGAGGCCCGCCGGGGCTACCGCTACCTGATGTACCGTTTCGGGACCCCGGCCCCCGGCGCGGGCACCGTGGCGCCGGCGGAACTCCGGGTCCAGCCAACGCCGGCGCAGTGGCTGCGCATTCCGTCCTGGGAATGGCACAAGGCCGGAGTAGGCCCGCAACGCTCGGACACGGTCATGCGGGCGCTCCGCTCCGCCGTCGCGCTCGAACGGCTCGCGGCGCTGCCCGCCGCCGAGGCGGCCGCGAAGCTGCAGACACTTCCCGGGATCGGCGTCTGGACCGCGGCGGAGGTGGTACAGCGCACCCACGGCTGCCCGGACTCGATCGCCGTGGGCGACTACCATCTGGCCGCCTATGTTGGCGCTGCCCTGACCGGGCGGAGGACGGACGACGCCGGTATGCTGCGGCTGCTCGCCCCCTGGGCCGGCCACCGGCAGCGGGTGGTCCGCATGATCGGCCTCAGCGGCTTCCGCAAGCCGGTCTTCGGCCCGCGGATGACCATCCAGGACCACCGGAAACACTGA
- a CDS encoding VOC family protein translates to MAGGVVHFELPADDENRAREFYSSVFGWGFQVMPEMEYSLAMTTPMDEQGRPAVTGSINGGLFRRGDLTAPVVTVDVEDIDAALEQIVAGGGSVHRGKMEVPGSGWNAYFKDTEGNVVGLWQNAVPEASAESAGNDLGA, encoded by the coding sequence ATGGCTGGTGGAGTGGTGCACTTCGAGCTTCCGGCGGACGACGAAAACCGGGCCCGGGAGTTCTACAGTTCGGTGTTCGGCTGGGGTTTCCAGGTCATGCCGGAGATGGAATACAGCCTGGCCATGACCACGCCGATGGACGAGCAGGGCCGTCCGGCGGTCACCGGGTCCATCAACGGCGGCCTGTTCCGCCGCGGCGACCTGACGGCGCCGGTGGTGACGGTCGACGTCGAGGACATCGACGCCGCGTTGGAGCAGATCGTGGCCGGCGGCGGCTCGGTCCACCGCGGCAAGATGGAGGTGCCCGGGTCCGGCTGGAACGCGTACTTCAAGGACACCGAGGGCAACGTTGTGGGGCTCTGGCAGAACGCGGTCCCGGAAGCCTCGGCGGAATCCGCGGGGAACGACCTCGGCGCGTGA
- a CDS encoding SLC13 family permease: MLLAGTAALGTGLLPWPAFEELAGRTVPVLGFVVAMSLVTELVDDAGLFRAVTDRLAAWGRGRVLLLWLLVIGLSCVSTVFLSLDTTAVLVTPVVVLLAVHARIPPLPFALTTIWLANTASLLLPVSNLTNLLAQSRLGLSPAGFAALVWAPALVGILLPLGLLWLAFRKDLRGSYGPQPAHRVRDRVLLYASAAVMLVLLPALVSGIPVYLPAAAAAALLLALFLWRRRSSLRWSMVPWRPLMLTIGLFMVVEALHANGLARVLGGVAGSGDTLPALLQLAGLGAGAANAVNNLPAYLALEPVGGSPVRLAALLIGVNLGPLVTPWASLATLLWHERLRALNVEVRWGGFALAGLVAVVLTVPAAVTALWLASGMD; this comes from the coding sequence ATGCTGCTGGCCGGGACCGCCGCGCTGGGCACCGGGTTGCTGCCCTGGCCTGCCTTCGAGGAGCTCGCCGGCCGCACGGTGCCGGTGCTGGGGTTCGTGGTGGCCATGTCCCTGGTGACGGAGCTGGTGGACGACGCCGGGCTGTTCCGGGCGGTGACGGACCGGCTGGCCGCATGGGGCCGGGGCCGGGTCCTGCTGCTCTGGCTCCTGGTGATCGGGCTCTCTTGCGTTTCCACCGTGTTCCTCTCGCTGGATACGACGGCGGTGCTCGTCACCCCGGTGGTGGTGCTGCTGGCCGTCCACGCCCGGATCCCGCCGCTGCCCTTCGCCCTGACAACCATCTGGCTCGCGAATACCGCCTCGCTGCTGCTTCCCGTCTCCAACCTGACCAACCTGCTGGCCCAGTCCCGGCTGGGCCTCAGCCCGGCCGGCTTCGCCGCTTTGGTCTGGGCCCCGGCCCTGGTGGGCATCCTGCTGCCCCTGGGGCTGCTCTGGCTGGCCTTCCGCAAGGACCTGCGCGGCAGCTACGGTCCGCAGCCGGCCCACCGGGTGCGGGACCGGGTGCTGCTCTACGCCTCGGCCGCTGTGATGCTGGTGCTGCTGCCGGCCCTGGTGTCCGGAATACCGGTGTATCTTCCTGCCGCTGCCGCCGCCGCGCTCCTTCTGGCCTTGTTCCTGTGGCGCCGCCGGTCAAGCCTGCGCTGGTCCATGGTCCCGTGGCGGCCGCTGATGCTCACCATCGGGCTTTTTATGGTGGTGGAGGCCCTGCACGCCAACGGCCTGGCCAGGGTGCTGGGCGGTGTCGCCGGTTCCGGGGACACCCTGCCGGCGCTGCTCCAGCTGGCCGGGCTTGGTGCGGGCGCGGCCAACGCGGTCAACAACCTGCCGGCCTACCTCGCGCTGGAGCCGGTGGGTGGCTCGCCGGTGCGGCTCGCAGCGCTGCTGATCGGCGTGAACCTGGGTCCCCTGGTGACTCCGTGGGCGTCACTGGCCACCCTGCTCTGGCACGAACGACTGCGGGCGCTCAACGTCGAGGTCCGCTGGGGCGGCTTCGCGCTGGCCGGCCTCGTCGCGGTCGTCCTCACCGTGCCCGCGGCGGTCACGGCGCTGTGGCTGGCCAGCGGCATGGACTAG
- a CDS encoding cystathionine beta-synthase, with protein MKYAQSVLDLIGNTPLVKLNHVTDGIAATVLVKLEYLNPGGSIKDRIAAKMIEEAERSGKLRPGGTIVEPTSGNTGVGLALVAQQKGYRCIFVVPDKVGEDKRAVLQAYGAEVVVTPTAVAPDSPQSYYGVSDRLVTEIPGAYKPDQFSNPAAPASHYESTGPEIWQDTEGRVTHCVIGAGTGGTITGTGRYLKEVSADRPEADGGVVKIIGADPAGSVYSGGTGRPYFVEGVGEDMWPANYDKAVPDDVIAVSDADSFAMTRRLAREEGLLVGGSSGMAVVAALQAAKDLPADAVVVVILPDSGRGYLAKIFNDQWMRSYGFLASGDEASVGEILKAKTGELPDLVHIHPNESVRDVINIMNEYGVSHIPVLSAEPPVVMGEVLGAVDERTLTAKLFRGEANLTDKISEHMEARLPVIGSLESISTARELLSDADTLMVTFVGAPVGILTRHDLLAYLSN; from the coding sequence ATGAAGTACGCCCAGTCCGTCCTGGACCTCATCGGCAACACGCCGCTCGTCAAACTCAACCACGTCACCGACGGCATCGCCGCCACGGTCCTCGTGAAGCTCGAATACCTTAACCCGGGCGGGTCCATCAAGGACCGCATCGCGGCCAAGATGATCGAAGAGGCGGAGCGCAGCGGCAAGCTCCGGCCCGGCGGGACCATCGTGGAGCCCACCTCCGGCAACACCGGGGTGGGCCTGGCGCTCGTCGCCCAGCAGAAGGGCTACCGCTGCATCTTTGTCGTCCCGGACAAGGTCGGCGAGGACAAGCGTGCCGTGCTCCAGGCCTATGGCGCCGAAGTTGTGGTGACCCCCACCGCCGTCGCCCCGGACAGCCCGCAGAGCTACTATGGCGTCTCCGACCGCCTGGTCACCGAAATTCCCGGCGCGTACAAGCCGGACCAGTTCTCCAACCCGGCCGCGCCGGCCAGCCACTACGAGTCCACCGGACCGGAAATCTGGCAGGACACCGAAGGCAGGGTCACACACTGCGTGATCGGCGCCGGCACCGGCGGCACCATCACCGGCACCGGCCGCTACCTCAAGGAGGTCTCCGCGGACAGGCCCGAGGCCGACGGCGGCGTGGTCAAGATCATCGGCGCCGACCCGGCCGGTTCGGTCTACTCCGGCGGCACCGGCCGGCCGTACTTCGTCGAGGGTGTGGGTGAGGACATGTGGCCGGCCAACTACGACAAGGCCGTGCCCGACGACGTCATCGCCGTCAGCGACGCCGACTCCTTCGCCATGACCCGCCGCCTGGCCCGCGAGGAGGGCCTCCTGGTGGGCGGATCCTCCGGGATGGCCGTCGTCGCCGCGCTGCAGGCCGCGAAAGACCTGCCCGCCGACGCCGTCGTGGTGGTGATCCTGCCGGATTCCGGCCGCGGTTACCTGGCGAAGATCTTCAACGACCAGTGGATGCGCTCCTACGGCTTCCTCGCCAGCGGCGACGAGGCCTCGGTGGGAGAAATCCTCAAGGCCAAGACCGGTGAACTGCCGGATTTGGTGCACATCCACCCCAACGAGAGCGTCCGCGACGTCATCAACATCATGAACGAGTACGGCGTCTCGCACATCCCGGTGCTGTCCGCGGAACCTCCGGTGGTGATGGGCGAAGTGCTGGGCGCGGTGGACGAGCGCACCCTGACCGCCAAGCTGTTCCGCGGCGAGGCGAACCTCACGGACAAGATCTCCGAACACATGGAGGCCCGGCTGCCGGTGATCGGTTCGCTCGAATCGATCTCGACCGCCCGCGAACTCCTCTCCGACGCCGACACCCTGATGGTGACGTTCGTCGGCGCTCCGGTGGGGATTCTGACCCGCCACGACCTCCTCGCCTACCTCAGCAACTGA
- a CDS encoding cystathionine gamma-synthase — MSQSESSSAKNAGFNTRAVHAGQAFEPRTGAVVPPVHFSSTYAQDGIGGLRAGYEYGRGTNPTRDSLQEQLAALEGGSAAFSFSSGLAAEDSMIRALTRPGDHIVLGNDAYGGTYRLISRVLGEWGIGNTPVDMSDLDAVAKAVAANKTRLVWVETPSNPMMKITDIAALAKVAHDAGALLVVDNTFASPYLQTPLALGADVVVHSTTKYIGGHSDVVGGAIIVNDPELAEKIGFVQFAVGAVSGPMDAFLTTRGLKTLGVRMDRHSDNAQAVAEWLLQRPEVEAVLYPGLPSHPGHELARKQMKKFGGMVSVQFKGGEAAARTVAESTSVFTLAESLGGIESLMNYPSEMTHASVKGTELAVPVNLIRLSCGIEDVEDLIADLEQAFARLEPGS; from the coding sequence ATGTCCCAGTCAGAAAGCTCTTCCGCAAAGAACGCCGGCTTCAACACCCGCGCCGTGCACGCCGGCCAGGCCTTCGAGCCGCGCACCGGCGCCGTGGTGCCCCCGGTGCACTTCTCCTCCACCTATGCGCAGGACGGGATCGGCGGCCTCCGGGCAGGTTATGAATACGGCCGCGGCACCAACCCCACCCGCGACTCCCTGCAGGAACAGCTCGCGGCGCTGGAGGGCGGCTCCGCAGCGTTCTCCTTTAGCTCGGGACTGGCCGCCGAGGATTCGATGATCCGCGCCCTGACCCGGCCCGGGGACCACATTGTGCTCGGCAACGACGCCTACGGCGGAACGTACCGGCTGATCTCTCGTGTCCTGGGCGAGTGGGGGATCGGCAACACCCCGGTGGACATGTCAGACCTCGACGCCGTCGCGAAGGCCGTCGCGGCCAACAAGACCCGGCTGGTCTGGGTGGAGACGCCGTCGAACCCGATGATGAAAATCACCGACATCGCGGCGCTCGCCAAGGTGGCGCACGACGCCGGCGCCCTCCTCGTGGTGGACAACACCTTCGCCTCGCCGTACCTGCAGACCCCGCTGGCGCTCGGCGCCGACGTCGTGGTGCACTCCACCACCAAGTACATCGGCGGCCACTCCGACGTCGTCGGCGGCGCCATCATCGTCAACGATCCGGAGCTGGCCGAGAAGATCGGCTTTGTGCAGTTCGCCGTCGGCGCCGTGTCCGGGCCGATGGATGCGTTCCTGACCACCCGCGGGCTCAAGACCCTCGGCGTGCGCATGGACCGGCACAGCGACAACGCCCAGGCCGTGGCCGAGTGGCTGCTGCAGCGCCCCGAGGTGGAAGCCGTGCTGTACCCGGGCCTGCCCTCGCACCCGGGCCACGAGCTGGCCAGGAAGCAGATGAAGAAGTTCGGCGGCATGGTCTCCGTGCAGTTTAAGGGCGGTGAAGCGGCGGCACGCACGGTGGCCGAGTCCACTTCCGTGTTCACCCTGGCGGAGTCCCTGGGCGGCATCGAATCGCTGATGAACTACCCGTCGGAGATGACGCACGCCTCGGTCAAGGGCACAGAACTGGCGGTTCCGGTGAACCTGATCCGGCTCTCCTGCGGCATCGAGGACGTGGAGGACCTGATCGCAGACCTCGAGCAGGCTTTCGCGCGCCTTGAGCCGGGCAGCTAG
- a CDS encoding glycosyltransferase family 87 protein: MTTLSKTAGSTNRGWIATAAGAAAVVAALVVLYLAYIPLLNDFEVYFYGGNRVLQAGETGVNELYAPRDGLPFTYPPFAALIFAAMATLGQDAGGVVFTATALLGAAVVSAWLTRHYFGLGRWRDAAADWRFRAVALAGTAAILLLGPWRDTFDFGQINIILMGLILADFALYGKSRAGELRWPAGLLIGIAAGIKLTPLAFGLYFLVRRDFKALGWMAAGFFGSIALAWALLPVASVTFWTKILPDTGRIGGPAYVDNLSVKGLLLHLGLPDSPLTSVVWLVLALALAAVAALVIKWAVEAEENFVAVSATALLMLLISPVSWSHHWVWMAVALPCMGFAIHRVPSRNGRMRLAGWIIVAFSALSFYLTPKYLSVMAGAAEWGKDPQTQWQLIVASLGVVCGMAMLVYWALAYRPSRAGLRRQL; encoded by the coding sequence GTGACCACCCTTTCGAAGACGGCCGGTTCCACCAACCGGGGCTGGATCGCTACGGCGGCCGGCGCCGCCGCCGTCGTCGCGGCACTGGTGGTGCTGTACTTGGCCTACATTCCGCTGCTGAACGACTTCGAGGTCTACTTCTACGGCGGAAACCGTGTCCTGCAGGCCGGCGAGACCGGCGTGAACGAGCTGTACGCGCCCCGGGACGGCCTGCCGTTCACCTACCCGCCGTTCGCCGCGCTGATTTTTGCCGCCATGGCGACGCTGGGCCAAGACGCCGGCGGCGTGGTCTTCACGGCGACGGCGCTGCTCGGCGCCGCCGTCGTCTCCGCCTGGCTGACCCGGCACTACTTCGGGCTGGGCCGCTGGCGCGACGCCGCCGCGGACTGGCGTTTCCGTGCCGTCGCCCTGGCCGGCACCGCGGCGATCCTGCTGCTGGGGCCGTGGCGGGACACCTTCGACTTCGGCCAGATCAACATCATCCTGATGGGCCTGATCCTGGCCGACTTCGCGCTGTACGGAAAGTCCCGGGCCGGCGAACTCCGCTGGCCCGCGGGCCTGCTGATCGGCATCGCCGCCGGGATCAAACTCACCCCGCTCGCGTTCGGGCTGTACTTCCTGGTCCGGCGCGACTTCAAGGCACTCGGCTGGATGGCCGCGGGGTTCTTCGGCTCGATCGCACTGGCCTGGGCCCTGCTGCCCGTGGCATCGGTGACGTTCTGGACCAAGATCCTGCCGGACACCGGGCGGATCGGCGGACCGGCCTACGTGGACAACCTCTCGGTCAAGGGCCTGCTGCTGCACCTGGGGCTGCCGGACTCCCCGCTGACGTCCGTGGTGTGGCTGGTGCTGGCGCTGGCCCTGGCCGCGGTGGCGGCGCTGGTGATCAAGTGGGCCGTCGAGGCGGAAGAGAACTTCGTCGCCGTGTCCGCCACCGCCTTGCTCATGTTGCTGATCAGCCCGGTGTCCTGGTCCCACCACTGGGTCTGGATGGCCGTGGCGCTGCCGTGCATGGGGTTCGCCATCCACCGGGTACCCTCGCGCAACGGGCGGATGCGGCTGGCCGGCTGGATCATCGTGGCGTTCTCTGCCCTGTCCTTCTACCTGACCCCCAAGTACCTCTCGGTCATGGCCGGGGCGGCCGAGTGGGGCAAAGACCCACAGACGCAGTGGCAGCTGATCGTGGCGAGCCTGGGCGTGGTCTGCGGCATGGCGATGCTGGTCTACTGGGCGCTCGCTTACCGTCCCTCCCGGGCCGGCCTGCGCCGGCAACTCTAG
- a CDS encoding helix-turn-helix domain-containing protein — MALRSDWSGRTCSMARGLDVLGDPWGMLVLREVFFGNGRFDAIKTRLGAADSVLTRRLAALVAAGLLARRPYDDGGRQRQEYVLTAKGEDVLPVLNAVVLWSEKHLPAPSEQAHMFVVHSGCGQRTSSADSCTACGERLTAGNTSWHSLTRTDHPLPLATAPAQKTAQQNGTAA, encoded by the coding sequence ATGGCACTTCGCTCCGACTGGTCCGGCCGCACCTGCAGCATGGCCCGCGGCCTGGATGTCCTCGGCGATCCCTGGGGCATGCTCGTGCTCCGCGAGGTCTTCTTCGGCAACGGGCGCTTCGACGCCATCAAGACCCGGCTCGGCGCCGCGGACTCGGTCCTGACCCGGCGGCTGGCCGCCCTCGTGGCCGCCGGCCTGCTGGCCCGGCGGCCCTACGACGACGGCGGCCGGCAGCGCCAGGAATACGTGCTCACCGCCAAGGGCGAGGACGTGCTCCCGGTGCTCAACGCCGTCGTGCTGTGGTCCGAAAAGCACCTGCCGGCGCCGTCGGAGCAGGCCCACATGTTCGTGGTCCACAGCGGCTGCGGGCAGCGTACCTCCTCCGCGGACAGCTGCACGGCCTGTGGTGAGCGCCTCACGGCCGGGAACACGAGCTGGCACAGCCTCACCCGGACCGACCACCCGCTACCCCTCGCGACCGCCCCGGCGCAGAAGACCGCCCAGCAGAACGGAACAGCAGCATGA